Proteins from a single region of Microcoleus sp. FACHB-672:
- a CDS encoding XisI protein: MNRIKEYRELINKILLAHANIPYSHGDIKSIVIVSQDSNHFLIMNEGWDGKRRIHGCLVHAEIRDGKIWIHYDGIEDGITDELVAGGVPKDHIVLAFHPPYIREHTGYAIK; the protein is encoded by the coding sequence ATGAATAGAATAAAAGAATACCGCGAACTAATCAATAAAATCTTGTTAGCACACGCTAATATTCCTTACAGTCATGGCGATATTAAAAGCATCGTAATTGTTAGCCAAGACAGCAACCATTTTTTAATTATGAATGAAGGATGGGATGGTAAAAGACGCATTCACGGCTGTCTCGTCCACGCCGAAATCCGTGATGGCAAAATCTGGATACATTACGACGGCATCGAAGACGGCATCACCGATGAATTAGTTGCCGGTGGCGTTCCCAAAGACCATATCGTTCTAGCCTTTCATCCCCCTTATATTCGAGAGCATACGGGATATGCTATTAAGTGA
- a CDS encoding XisH family protein translates to MAKDIYHDTVRTALEKDGWTITQDPLRLTIGGRGVYVDLGAEKLIVAEREGRKIAVEIKSFIGASPVKDLEAALGQYILYEDILARNKPDRTLYLAVHEEVYLDFFTKEIVQLVLENKRMKIIVFDPIKEVVTQ, encoded by the coding sequence ATGGCAAAAGATATTTACCACGACACCGTAAGAACTGCCTTAGAAAAAGATGGCTGGACAATTACTCAAGACCCTTTGCGATTAACCATCGGCGGTCGCGGAGTTTATGTTGATTTGGGTGCTGAAAAATTGATTGTTGCCGAACGCGAAGGGCGTAAAATTGCTGTAGAAATCAAAAGTTTTATTGGTGCTTCTCCTGTCAAAGATTTAGAAGCAGCTTTGGGGCAATATATACTCTATGAAGATATTTTAGCTCGAAATAAACCAGACCGTACACTTTATTTAGCCGTCCACGAAGAAGTTTATCTTGACTTTTTTACTAAAGAGATTGTGCAGCTTGTTCTAGAGAATAAACGCATGAAAATTATTGTTTTTGACCCAATCAAGGAGGTTGTTACGCAATGA
- a CDS encoding Eco57I restriction-modification methylase domain-containing protein encodes MVDQEIFRHKEWLGFLQPVGLVVSPPALVKAQAVVNRNVIDRQQALQEIICEGDSQTNGRSWISDFSAFAVEVLEWERDDLESDAKRLMELEVVLPEYGEVLTPTYAVSDPAGDGWLMLVQVIPPGSDFDEVEPAVTQSATRWHATPQAKFERLLREKEIPIGLLNNGTDLRLVYAPRGESSGHLTFPIQAICEVSGRLILGAMLMLLSADRIFNMPSDRTLSALLRESRKYQAEVSTKLSEQVLDALWELLRGFQTANEASGNRLLGEIAKEDPQHIYGGLITTLLRLVFLLYAEDEGLMSQSGIYTRNYSVTGLYQRLREDAGNYPDTMDQRYGAWAWLLSLFRLVYDGGGHDDLYLPARHGQLFDPNEYPFLESRPRNTNYQDFDRIEPPRVSDGIIYRVLQGLLILDGDRLSYRSLDVEQIGSVYEAVMGYEVEQAQNPSIGVWSKPKTSKVSVTVVVSIEEILKTKANDRAKYLKEVAGCEISGNSLKDLKEAKTVDDVVAALGKKVSGQTPTLMPAGSLYLQPGEERRRSGSHYTPRAMTEPIVRETLRPVFAALGENPTPEQILALKICDLAMGSGAFLVETCRQLAEKLVETWNQHNSLPEIPPDEYPLLYARRLVAQRCLYGVDKNPFATNLAKLSLWLVTLAKEHSFTFLDHALKCGDSLVGLTRAEIGEFVKATDIYNQPLLSLLKDQVEKARIYRDEIGQLADDQDAEKWQRFQKAEAELQSARLTGNMAIAAFFAAEKDKERKEKRIEFSQKVNDWRSGVVNTEQVERIAQSLQQLEKPIQPFNWDIEFPEVFERKNPGFDAIIGNPPFLGGKKISTNFGNSYLAWLLEVNLESNGNADIVAHFFRRAFAILRKGGCLGLIATNTIAQGDTRTTGLRYICQNGGTIYKATKRFKWIGLAAVVVSIVHFIKESYKEIKFLDNKEVSLISAFLFHAGGNENPKPLLANADKSFQGSIVLGMGFTFDDTNPDATPIAEMHRLIEQNPKNAERIFPYIGGEEVNSSPTHAHDRYVINFGEMSEAEAKKYPDLYTIIQEKVYPERKNKPGSYSRQWWLFGRRNQEGNKAIINCNRVLVTNCGASKHISFSFQPSQMVFANTLDVFAFETYSAFCSLQSRIHETWARFFGSSMKDDLRYTPTDCFETFPFPLNWETNPTLEEIGKTYYEYRADLMVGNNQGLTTTYNRFHNPEERDLDILKLRELHAEMDRAVLDAYGWTDIPTGCEFLLDYEEEDEEEDSSKRQKKKPWRYRWPEEVHDEVLARLLDLNQKRYEEEILGGKHAETKSKAKKTKAKSKKSSPSSTPTIPGLEL; translated from the coding sequence ATGGTTGACCAAGAAATCTTCAGACATAAAGAATGGTTGGGCTTCCTTCAACCTGTTGGTCTAGTCGTATCTCCACCGGCATTAGTTAAAGCGCAGGCGGTGGTGAACCGCAATGTCATCGACCGGCAACAAGCCCTCCAAGAGATTATTTGTGAAGGAGATAGCCAAACCAATGGCCGGTCTTGGATTTCTGATTTCTCAGCGTTTGCGGTTGAGGTTCTGGAATGGGAACGAGATGATCTAGAGTCGGATGCCAAACGGCTGATGGAATTAGAGGTGGTATTGCCAGAGTATGGGGAAGTTTTGACCCCCACCTATGCCGTCTCTGACCCCGCAGGGGATGGCTGGTTAATGTTGGTGCAGGTAATTCCTCCCGGCAGCGACTTCGATGAAGTTGAACCGGCAGTCACTCAATCGGCAACCCGTTGGCACGCCACTCCACAAGCCAAATTTGAACGGCTGCTGCGGGAGAAAGAAATTCCTATCGGATTACTTAACAACGGCACAGATTTGCGCTTAGTTTATGCGCCACGGGGCGAATCGTCGGGACACTTAACGTTTCCCATCCAGGCGATCTGTGAGGTATCAGGCCGGCTCATTTTGGGTGCCATGCTTATGCTGCTCTCGGCTGATCGTATCTTTAATATGCCGAGTGATCGCACACTCTCAGCCTTATTACGCGAAAGCCGCAAATATCAAGCAGAGGTTTCTACTAAGTTATCTGAACAGGTGCTCGATGCGCTTTGGGAATTGCTGCGCGGGTTCCAGACGGCAAATGAGGCGAGTGGAAACCGGCTATTAGGTGAGATTGCCAAGGAAGATCCCCAACATATCTACGGGGGACTGATTACCACCCTGCTGCGATTGGTGTTCCTGCTGTACGCCGAAGACGAAGGGTTAATGTCCCAAAGTGGCATATATACCCGCAATTATTCAGTCACAGGACTTTATCAACGCTTGCGGGAAGATGCAGGGAATTATCCCGACACGATGGATCAGCGCTATGGCGCTTGGGCGTGGTTGTTGAGTTTATTTCGCTTAGTTTATGATGGCGGCGGTCATGATGATCTCTATTTACCGGCACGTCATGGGCAATTATTTGACCCGAACGAGTACCCGTTTCTAGAAAGTCGTCCTCGGAACACAAACTATCAAGACTTTGATCGCATTGAACCGCCTCGCGTGTCGGATGGCATTATTTACCGAGTTTTGCAAGGATTGCTGATATTAGACGGAGACAGACTTTCTTACCGTTCTCTTGATGTTGAACAAATCGGTTCGGTTTATGAAGCGGTGATGGGTTACGAAGTGGAACAAGCACAGAATCCGTCTATCGGCGTGTGGAGTAAACCCAAAACTTCAAAAGTTTCGGTTACGGTTGTGGTTAGCATTGAAGAAATTCTTAAAACGAAGGCAAATGACCGCGCTAAATATTTAAAAGAAGTGGCGGGGTGCGAAATTTCTGGCAATTCCCTCAAAGATTTAAAAGAAGCAAAAACTGTTGATGATGTAGTCGCAGCATTAGGCAAGAAAGTATCGGGGCAAACTCCCACTTTAATGCCGGCAGGTTCTCTTTATTTGCAGCCAGGGGAAGAACGGCGGCGCAGTGGTTCCCACTATACCCCGCGTGCGATGACGGAACCGATTGTTAGAGAAACCCTGAGACCAGTCTTCGCAGCATTGGGAGAAAATCCCACGCCGGAGCAAATTTTAGCGTTAAAAATCTGTGATTTGGCGATGGGTTCTGGGGCGTTTTTAGTAGAAACTTGCCGGCAGTTGGCAGAAAAGTTAGTAGAGACTTGGAATCAACATAATTCTTTGCCGGAAATTCCCCCCGATGAATATCCTTTACTGTATGCGCGGCGGTTAGTGGCGCAACGGTGTTTGTATGGGGTGGATAAAAACCCGTTTGCAACCAATTTGGCGAAACTATCCCTGTGGTTAGTAACGTTGGCGAAAGAGCATTCCTTTACTTTTTTAGATCATGCCCTCAAATGCGGGGATTCCTTGGTCGGGTTAACTCGTGCGGAAATTGGAGAATTTGTTAAGGCAACGGATATTTATAATCAGCCTTTGCTGTCCTTGCTAAAAGATCAGGTAGAGAAAGCGAGGATTTATCGAGATGAGATTGGTCAGTTAGCTGATGATCAAGATGCGGAAAAATGGCAACGTTTCCAAAAAGCAGAAGCGGAATTGCAGTCAGCGAGGTTAACGGGAAATATGGCGATTGCTGCTTTCTTTGCTGCGGAGAAAGATAAGGAACGAAAAGAAAAAAGAATCGAATTTTCTCAGAAGGTAAATGATTGGCGTTCAGGCGTGGTTAATACAGAGCAGGTAGAGAGGATTGCTCAAAGTTTGCAGCAGTTAGAAAAACCAATTCAGCCGTTTAATTGGGACATTGAGTTTCCAGAGGTATTTGAGCGGAAAAATCCTGGGTTTGATGCAATTATCGGAAATCCTCCGTTTTTAGGGGGAAAAAAGATTTCAACAAATTTTGGTAATAGTTATCTTGCTTGGTTGCTAGAGGTTAATCTCGAATCAAATGGAAATGCTGACATAGTCGCGCACTTTTTCAGACGTGCTTTCGCAATTCTGCGAAAAGGTGGTTGTTTGGGTTTAATTGCGACAAATACCATTGCTCAAGGTGACACGCGCACCACTGGATTGAGATATATCTGTCAAAATGGTGGCACCATTTACAAGGCAACAAAACGGTTTAAATGGATTGGTTTAGCTGCGGTTGTAGTGAGCATTGTTCATTTTATTAAAGAAAGCTATAAAGAAATCAAATTCTTGGACAACAAAGAAGTTTCGCTCATTTCTGCATTTCTGTTTCATGCAGGGGGTAATGAAAATCCAAAACCTTTACTGGCAAATGCTGATAAAAGTTTTCAAGGTAGCATTGTGCTGGGCATGGGTTTTACATTTGACGATACTAACCCCGATGCGACACCGATTGCAGAAATGCACCGTCTGATTGAACAAAATCCTAAAAATGCCGAGCGAATTTTTCCTTATATTGGCGGTGAGGAGGTTAATTCTAGCCCAACTCACGCCCATGATCGCTATGTGATTAATTTTGGCGAAATGAGCGAAGCTGAGGCTAAAAAATATCCAGACTTATATACGATAATTCAAGAAAAAGTTTATCCTGAGCGAAAAAATAAGCCAGGAAGCTATAGCCGCCAATGGTGGCTTTTTGGACGGCGTAATCAAGAAGGAAATAAAGCGATCATCAACTGTAATCGTGTGTTGGTTACAAACTGTGGTGCATCAAAACACATATCATTCAGTTTTCAGCCTTCTCAAATGGTTTTTGCTAATACTCTTGATGTTTTTGCCTTTGAAACTTACTCAGCATTTTGTTCATTGCAATCTCGTATCCATGAAACTTGGGCAAGATTTTTCGGTTCATCTATGAAAGATGACCTTCGCTACACCCCCACAGACTGCTTTGAAACCTTCCCCTTCCCCTTAAACTGGGAAACCAACCCCACCCTAGAAGAAATTGGTAAAACCTACTATGAATATCGCGCCGACTTAATGGTAGGCAATAACCAGGGACTTACCACCACCTACAACCGCTTCCACAACCCTGAAGAACGTGACCTCGACATCCTGAAACTGCGTGAACTTCACGCCGAAATGGATCGTGCGGTTCTCGATGCCTACGGCTGGACAGATATCCCCACCGGCTGCGAATTTCTACTTGATTACGAAGAGGAAGATGAAGAAGAAGATAGCAGCAAACGGCAGAAGAAAAAGCCTTGGCGCTACCGCTGGCCGGAAGAAGTCCACGATGAAGTTCTAGCGCGTTTGCTTGACCTCAACCAGAAACGCTATGAAGAGGAAATTCTCGGTGGGAAACACGCAGAAACGAAAAGTAAAGCCAAAAAAACTAAGGCAAAATCAAAAAAGAGTTCCCCATCTTCAACCCCTACCATTCCCGGCTTGGAACTTTAA